The Bradyrhizobium barranii subsp. barranii genome segment GAAGCACCGCGGCCTCGGACCCGACGGCGATCCGCCTCGCGAGGCCGCGGGCGCAAGCAATGCCGGCGGCGCTTCGGTGCGCGAGGCCGTCCGGTCGACGCGGTTCGTCGCCCTCTACGTATCGTGTCTGGTCTGCTCGTTCGGCGCCTTCGTCCCGTTCGTCCATCTCGTGCCTTACGCGCGCGACCACGGGGTCGCAGCATCCTCCGCGGTGCTGCTGCTCGGCGTGATCGGGGCCGGCAGCACCGCAGGCCGATTCTTTCTCGGCGCGCTCGCCGACCGGATGGGCCGCGACCGCTCGCTCATCATGGTCCTGGTCGGAATGGCGTTCGCGATGGCGATCTGGGCCATCGCCGCCGATGTCTGGACCCTCGCCGCTTTCGCCTTCGTCTACGGCGTGTTCTACGGTGGCTGGGTCGCGGTGCTGCCCGCTGTGGTCATGGACTATTTTGGCGGACGCAACGTCAGCGGAATCATCGGTATTCTCTACACCAGCGTGGCGTTCGGCACGCTGGTTGGTCCGAGTGCGGCCGGCTTCGCCTATGACGTCAACCACAGCTATATGTTGCCGATCCTGATCAGCGCCGCCGCGAACCTCGTCGCGGCGCTGATCGTGGCGGCGATACTGGCGCGCAGCGGAGCCGACGCGATCAGCGCAGCGAGGAGCTGATCGCCCCGAATTTGGCGTTGAGCTTGGAGCCCATGCCGTTCACGACGGAAATGATGGCCAGCGCGATGCCGGCGGCAATCAGACCGTATTCGATCGCGGTCGCACCACGCTCGTCGGCGAGGAAGTTCTTCAAGGTGTTTGTCATCGTCGTGTCCTCTCTGTGTCGTTGGCAGGCATGTTCGCAAGTCACGTGCCAATGCCGACTCGAGGATCGCCAACATCTTAGATGGTTAAGCCTTGGTTGGCCGTGGCACGACCGGCAGGAATTGACCGGCATCGCGAGAGCGTCCGGCAATTCCTGCACGTCTTGCGTCGCGCGCATCGGTTGCTTTTGTACGCGCCCGTTCATGTCGCATTAACCGCGCTTCCTAACTTCGCCTCCATATCGTTTCCGTAAACCAATGGATGTTCTCGGGATCAAGAAGCGATCCTGACGTGTGCGCGGCAACGATCGACATGATGACGAAATATGGCAGTCGCCTCTTTGACCAGGTCTTCGTGCGCAGCGGACCGATCCGCTGGCTGGTGGTGGGCGGCACGTTGCTGATCGCGGCCATCGCCATTGGCTCGGTCCTGATGGCGCAGAATTTCCGAGAGCGCGCGCTGCGCAACAGCGGGCGCGAGCTGGAAAACACCGTCCTTCTGCTCGCTCATCATTTCGATCAGCAGTTGCAGGATTTCGCGGTCATCCAGAAGGATTTCGTCGACCACGTCCGCGCAACCGGCATCGCAAGCGCCGAGGACTATCGCAAACGCCTCTCCGGCCAGGACGTCCACCGGATGCTGCGCTCGAAGATCGAGGCGCTGCCCTACATGGGCGGCGTCAACATCATCGATGCCGAAGGCAATCTCATCAACTCGTCGACGGCGTGGCCGGCCCCCAAAGTGAACGTCGCCGATCGCGCCTATTTTCGCACTTTCAAATACGATCCTTATTCGCCGAACGTGCTGATCGAGCCGGTGCACAGCCGCGTCTCCGGCGCCTGGACCATCCTGATCGTGCGCAAGATCGTGGGACCGAACGGCGAGTTCATGGGCGTGGTCGGACGCGGCATCGAACCGGCCAATTTCGAGAAGTTCTTCGCCTCCGTCGTGCTCGGCGAAGGCGCCACGATCTCGATGCTGCATCGCGACGGCACGCTGCTCGCTCGCTATCCCCATTCCAGCGAGCAGATGGGCAGGAATTTCAAGACCGGCCCGTTCGAGCAGCAGAGGATCTTCGGGCTCGATCACTTCGCCGGCCGCATCATGAGCCCCGTCGACGGCGAAGACCGTCTGATCTCCTCGCGTGCCCTGCCCCACTTCCCGATCCTGATGATGGCAACCACGACGCGCGCGGCGGCGCTAACGGACTGGCGCGAGCAGATCGGCATCCTGATCTCGGTTGCGGGCGCCTCCGCGCTCGCCATCGCGGGCGTGCTGATCGCGATTGTGCGCAAGCTGCTGGAGCAGCACCGCGCCTCTCGCGAGCGGCTGACGCTGGAGAAGCAGCGCCTCGACCGCGCCGTCAACAACATGACGCAGGGCCTGCTGCTGTTCGATGCCGAGCGGCGGCTGGTGATCTGCAACCAGCGCTACATCGAGATGTACGGCCTGTCAGCCGAGGTGGTGAAGCCCGGCTCCAGCTTCCACGACATCATCGCCCACCGCAAGGCGACCGGCTCGTTCACTGGCGACATCGGCGACTATGTCGTCCGTGTGCTGCGCGACATCCATGTGCGCAACTCCATGGTGGTCGACACCTCCGACGGGCGCTCGATCCACATCCTTAACGAGCCGCTCGCGGACGGCGGCTGGGTGGCGACCCACGAAGACGTCACCGAGCGCCGGCGGACCGAGGAGCGCATCACCCACCTCGCCCATTACGACGCGCTGACCGACCTGCCCAACCGCACCATGTTCCACGAGCACCTACGCGCGGAGCTCGCCGCCATCGCCGATGGCGAAGAGATCGCGGTGCATTACATCGACATCGACGAGTTCAAGGGCGTCAACGACGCGCTCGGCCATCTCGTCGGCGACGAGCTGTTGAAATCGATCGCGACGAGCCTCAGCCGCTGCGCGGGTCTGCAGGACTTCGTGGCGCGGCTAGGCGGCGACGAATTCGCCATCGTACAGAGCGCGGTGACGTCGCTGGAGCAGGTCAACGAACTCGTCGCGCGGGTCTTCCAGGCCATCCGCGCGCCGTTCGACTGCATGGGCCATCATCTCACCACGGACGCCAGTATCGGCATCGCGCTGGCGCCACGACACGGCACCGCGCTGGACCAGATCCTGAAGAACGCGGACATGGCGATGTATGCCGCCAAGGCCGCCGGACGCCGCACCTATCGCTTCTTCGAGCCGGAGATGGACGCCAAGGTCCGCGAGCGGCGGCAGCTCGAGATCGATCTGCGCCACGCCATCGCCCAAGGTGGGCTCGAAGGAGGGCTCGAGGTCTACTACCAGCCCTGCCTCGCCCTGAAGGACGACCGCATCACCGGCTGCGAGGCGCTGGTGCGCTGGCGCCATCCCGAGCGCGGCATGGTCTCGCCCGCCGAGTTCATCCCGATCGCCGAAGACACCGGCCTGATCAACGAGATCGGCGAATGGGTGCTGGCCACGGCCTGCCGCGATGCCGCCAACTGGCCCGACGACATCCGCCTCGCCGTCAACGTCTCGCCGGTGCAGTTCAAGAGCGGCACGCTGGCGCTGAAGATCATGGCGGCCCTTGCCGCCTCCAATTTGCCGGCGAGCCGGCTCGAGCTCGAGATCACCGAGGCCGTGCTGATCCGCGACGACGACACCGCGCTTGCGATCCTGCATCAGCTCCGCACCATCGGCGTGCGCATCGCGCTCGACGATTTCGGCACCGGCTACTCCTCGCTGAGCTATCTGCACCGCTTCCCGTTCGACAAGATCAAGATCGACCGCTGCTTCGTCAGCGACATCGCCGGTCCCGACGGCTCCGCGAGCATCGTGCAGGCTGTCGTCAACCTGGCTGCCGCCCGCCGCATGACCACCACAGCCGAGGGCGTCGAGACCGAGGAGCAGCAGCGCCTGCTCCGTGCGCTCGGCTGCTCCGAGATGCAGGGCTATCTGTTCAGTGCCGCAAAACCGGCCGACAAGGTGCTGGAGCTGTTCGCGCTGCACCGCAGCCGCCTCGCCCAGCGCGGCGGCGAGGAAAGCCGGCACCGCGAGGCCAGCTAGGGCGGTCTTCCCAACAATTGGAAGCGTCACCGCACGAATTCGCCCGGGAGCGGTCATCCGCTCCCGGGCGATATCTGGACGTCGTAAGGTTTTAGTTCGGTACCGCCGCCTTCGGCGCGGGCTTGGCGGCGACCGCATTCGCGGTCACGCCGTGCAGGAAGTCGTAGGCCGCATGCAGGGCCTTGTCGTCCTTCTCTTCCGGCGGGACGTAGGACTGCGATCCGGTCTGCTCGGTGCCGTCGGCGGCCTGCAGATGGCCGCGCATCTGCGACTCCGCCATCGTATCCATCCGGCCCTTCAGCTCGGGTGGCACGTCCTGCAGGATCTCGATGTCGGGCGCGATGCCCTGGGCCTGGATCGAGCGGCCCGACGGCGTGTAATAGCGCGCCGTGGTCAGCGCCAGCGCGCCATTGCCGGCGCCGAGCGGAATGATGGTCTGCACCGAGCCCTTGCCGAACGAGCGCGTGCCGATGATCGTGGCACGCTTGTGGTCATGCAGCGCGCCGGCGACGATCTCCGAGGCCGAAGCCGAGCCGCCATTGACCAGAATCACCAGCGGCTTGCCCTTGGTGAGGTCGCCGCCATGGGCGGTGAAGCGCTGGGTCTCTTCGGGATTGCGGCCGCGGGTCGAGACGACCTCGCCGCGCTGAAGGAAGGCGCTCGACACCGAGACGGCCTGGTCGAGCAAGCCGCCCGGATTGTTGCGCAGGTCCATCACGTAGCCGACCAGCTTCTCCGGCGGAACGTCCTTGGAGATCGACGCGATCGCCTTCTTCAGGCCGTCGGTGGTCTGCTCGTTGAACGAGGTGACGCGGATATAGCCGATGTCGCCGTTCTCGACGTGGAAGCGCACCGGACGCACATGGATGATCTCGCGCTTGATCGCGACGTCGAGCGGAGCGTCGGCGCCCTTGCGCACGATGGTGAGCTTGGTCTGGGTATCGACCGGCCCTTTCATCTTGTTGACGGCCTGCTCGAGCGTCATGCCCTGCACGGCATCGCCGTCGATCTTGCTGATGAGGTCGCCGGACATGATCCCGGCCTTGGACGCCGGCGTGTCGTCGATCGGCGAGACGACCTTGACCAGGCCGTCCTCCATCGTGACCTCGATGCCGAGCCCGCCGAACTCGCCGGAGGTGGTCTCCTGCATCTCGGTCCAGGCCTTGTCGTTCATGTAGCGTGAATGTGGGTCGAGCGAGGTCACCATGCCGGTGATCGCACCCTCAATCAGCTTGGAATTGTCGGGCTTCTCGACATAGCTCGCCTTCACCCGCTCGAACACTTCGCCGAACAAGTTGAGCCGGGAATAGGCATCATCCGCGCTCGCTGCCGCCCGTGCCGCCCATACTCCACCGTGCGGGCTGGCGACCAGAAGGGTTAGACACGCTCCCGTGAGTGCGCCCAGGGGGAACAGCAGGTTTTTCCGCATGGATAGACTGGCCTTCTTGCTTGGAGCTTTGCTTTGGGCTTGTGAGGCGCCATGCAAATGGCGATCCAGCCCGCTGTTCACAATACCATTCTGGTTTCTTCAAGGCCGGGACGCCACGCTGGCGGGTACATCGTAAAAATCTCTTCGCCCGGGCCTAAACTTTTGGCAACGTTCCGAAACCGTTTCGCGCAACGCGGGAATCGGCCGGCCGGCCCACGCCTCTCAGCTATGCGATTTTAGGATGGTTTTGGAGGGCCGGACACGATAGGCGATGACAATAACGCTTCAAATTCTCGGGAGGACAACAATGAATGACGCGCCCCGCATCCGGCCGGAAAGGAACGTCGAACTCGGCGCCAGCGCCGAGCCATTCCAAAACCTGCACGAATTCATCCGCAAGGCGCGCGCCAACCTCAACCAGAACGCCTGGGACTATATCGTCGGCGCCGCCGAGACCGAGACCACGATGCGCCGCAACCGCATGGCGCTGGACGAGATCGCCTTCCGGCCGCGCGTGCTGCGCGACGTCCGCGAGGTCGACGGCTCGGTCGAGCTGTTCGGGCGCCGGATGCGGCTGCCGGTGGTGCTGGCCCCTGTCGGCGCACTGGAGATCTTCGATCCGGATGGCGCGGCGAGCGTCGCCCGCGCCTGCGGCACCTTCGGCGCGGCGCACATGCTGAGCTCGGTGTCCGAGCCCGGCCTGGAGAAGACCGCCGAGGCCGCCCCTGATGCGCTGCGGCTCTATCAACTCTATGTGCGCGGCGACGACGATTTCGTCGCCGATGTCGTCAGCCGGAGCGAGAAGAACGCCTACGCCGCCTTCTGCCTGACCGTTGATACCGCCCATTACAGCCGTCGCGAACGTGACATTGCCAAGCGCTATGTTCGCGAGAGCCGCCTGCGCGCCACCGGCGGCGATTACCAGAAGGGCCTGGAGTGGCGGACCGTGAAGATGATCAAGGACAAGTTCAAGATCCCGCTCATCCTGAAGGGCATCGCCACCGCCGAGGACGCCCGGATCGCGGTCGACCACGGCGTCGAGTGGATCTACGTCTCCAACCATGGCGGCCGCCAGCTCGATCACGGCCGCGGCGCCATGCATGTGCTGCCCGAGATCGTCGACGCCGTGAAGGGACGCGCCAAGATCATGGTCGACGGCGGCTTCTGCCGCGGCACCGACATCGTCAAGGCGATCGCGGCGGGCGCGGACATGGTCGGCATCGGCCGGCTGCAATGCTGGGCATTGGCCGCAGCCGGCGAGGCCGGCGTGAGGCGAATGCTGGAGTTGCTCGAGGACGAGGTGCTGCGCTGCCTAGGCCTCTTGGGCGCCACCTCGTTCGCCGAGGTCGACAAGTCCTGCCTGCACCAGGCGACCGCAACGAATGCGCCGAGCGTGTTCAGCGCGTTCCCGCTGTTCGACCATGACCCCTATCGATATTGAGTGAAAGGATGCAATGAGCTCGCTCTCTCCCGGCAGCGCGGACGCGCTCCTGTTCGATCTCGGCCGCGTCGTGCTCGACATCGATTTCTCCAAGGCGATCGCCTGCTGGGCGGGACATGCCGGCTGCAAGCCGGAAGCCATCGTCGCGCGCTATGTACGGGACAGCGAAGCCTATCGGCTGCACGAGGTCGGCAAGATCAGCGACGAGGCCTATTTTGACTCGCTGCGCGTCTCGCTCGGGATCGGCATCTCGGACGCGCAGTTCCTGGAGGGCTGGAACGCGATCTTCGCCGGCGAGATGCCCGATATCGCCGAGCTGCTGCCGCGTGCGGCCAAGCAGTTGCCGCTCTACGCCTTCTCCAACACCAACCGGCCGCATGTGGACCACTTCTCGAAGGAATATGCCGCCCTGCTCGGCCATTTCCGCGAGCTGTATCTGTCGTCCAGCATCGGCCTGCGCAAACCCGATGTGGAGGCCTTCGACCATGTCGTGGCGGCGATCGGCGTGCCCGCGAACCGTATCGTGTTCTTCGACGATCTTGCCGAGAACATCGAAGGAGCGCGGTCGCGCGGCCTGACCACGGTCCACGTGACCTCGCCCCGCGACGTCGGGAACGCCCTCAAGGCGCTCGGAATCTGATCTCTGGCCGGCAAGCCGACGGGCCGCGAATGGAACTATTTTGCCTGGGGGCGAGGAACCAAAACCCTTTGTGCATTTTTATACGGAGTTCCCGGAACGATTGCCCCTCTCAGGACTCATGAGTCCGTTGGGAATTCTACATCGGGCTTATCGTCGTGTTGGGCAAAACCTACCTCACCAAGCAGGCCTCTCTGCTGATGAAATTCGCCAGGACCACATCGGATTCTGAGCTTTCCGCCAAGCTGATCAGCAAGGCCGCCGACCTGAAATCCCAGGCCGACCCGCTGCCTGACAGGGATCAGGGCCCCGCAGCGCCGGACGTCAGTCCGTACAAGCAGCCGGGGAGCTGACCGATGCTGGCCGTGGCTCTCGTCTTTCTCGTCCTCGCCATGGCCATCCTCGTACCGGTCTGTCTCGCCTTCTGGATCATGCCGCGGCGGACTTGATGCTCACCCTTCATCGCAGAGCGGATGACGCAGGATAAATCATCCTGCGCGGCCACTGTTTTGCCTCTGCGCCTGCACTCGGCTAGAACTCTCGCCGCCGATTTGCCCGAACGGGCCCAGCAGGAGTTTTCACCCGTGGCCCTGATGCCGGTTTCCGACGCGCTCGCTGCGGTGCTGGCGGGCGCAGAGCCGCTGCCTGAAGAGATGATCGCGCTCGACGCAGCCTTCCACCGCGTGCTCGCGCGCGACGTCGCCGCGCGGCGCACGCAGCCGCCGCAGGCGATGTCGGCAATGGACGGCTATGCGGTGCGCGCGGTCGATGCGGCGAAGATCGAATCCCAGCTCACCCTGATCGGCGAGGTCGCGGCGGGCCGCCCGTTTGCGGGATCGATCGGCGCCGGCGAGGCCGTGCGTATCTTCACCGGCGGTGTCGTTCCCGATGGCGCTGATGCGGTCGTGATCCAGGAGGACACGATCGCGGACGGCAAGCGCATCACCATCAAGGAAGCCGCCGTAACGGGGCGGCACATCCGCCCCGCCGGCGTCGACTTCTCGGAAGGCGACGTGCTGCTGCGCAAGGGAGCCCGGCTCACCGAGCGCGACCTCGCGCTCGCCGCCGGCATGAATTACCCGCAATTGCCAGTCCGGCGACGCCCGAAGGTCGCGATCCTCGCGACCGGCGACGAGCTGGTGATGCCGGGTACGACGCCGGGCCACGGCCAGATCGTCTATTCCAACGGCTACGCCCTGCACGCGCTCGCCCGTAGCGAGGGCGCCGATACCATCGACCTCGGCGTTGCCGCCGATACGCTGGAGGCCACCACGGCCGGCATCGGCCGCGCGCGGGAGAGCGGCGCCGACATCCTGATCACGACCGGCGGCGCGTCGGTCGGGGACCACGATCTGGTCCAGCAGGCGCTGAGCGACGAAGGTATCTCGATGGCGTTCTGGAAGATCGCGATGCGGCCGGGCAAGCCGATGATGAACGGGCGGCTCGGCGCGATGCGCGTGATCGGCCTGCCCGGCAATCCCGTGTCATCCTACGTTTGCGGCTTCCTGTTCATGGTGCCGTTGATTCGCGCGCTTTCGGGCCGTTCGATGATTCATCACCGCCGCGAACGCGCGGTGCTCGGCCGCGATGTCGGCGCCAACGACCAGCGCGAGGATTACCTGCGCGCACGCCTCGAGCTGCGCGATGACGGCACGCTCGTCGCCCTTCCGGTCAATCACCAGGATTCCTCGCTGCTTGCGAATCTCGCTGCGGCACAGGCACTTCTCGTGCGCGCGCCATTCGCGTCGAAGGCCGAAGCCGGCACGCCTTGCGAGGTCTTGCGGCTGCCCGTCTGAGCGCTTCGTTCGCGTGCGTTCCGCGAACTTTGTCGCGTTCACGGTAAATTAAGCAGTTGCGGAACATGTATCGAACATATAGTGTCCGTTCATGATTTGTTTCGAGAATGTAGCGGCTTACTGCTGAATTCAGCGTCTCGGAATCGAACGACATCAACCGGGGGATTTTGGTCGAGATGTTAACGCGCAAACAATACGAGCTCCTGCGGTTCATCAGCGAACGGCTGAAGGAAAGCGGCGTGCCGCCCTCCTTCGATGAGATGAAGGACGCGCTCGACCTGCGCTCGAAATCGGGCATCCATCGCCTGATCACTGCGCTCGAGGAGCGCGGCTTCATCCGGCGCCTGCCCAACCGGGCCCGCGCCATCGAGGTGATCAAGCTGCCCGAGCTTCAGGCCGCTGCCGGCAGCCGCCGCGGCTTCACGCCGAGCGTCATCGAAGGCAATCTCGGCAAGGTCCGCACGACTTCGAGCCCGCCGGCGGACGAGGGCGAGCGCCCCGTCGCGGTCCCCGTGATGGGCCGCATCGCGGCCGGTACGCCGATCGAGGCCTTGCAGACCCGCAGCCACACCATCAGCGTACCGCCTGACATGCTCGGCTCGGGCGAACATTACGCGCTCGAAGTGCGTGGCGATTCCATGGTCGAGGCCGGCATTCTCGACGGCGACATGGCGCTGATCCAGCGCAACGAGAGCGCCGATACCGGCGATATCGTGGTGGCGCTGATCGACGACGAGGAAGCGACGCTGAAGCGCTTCCGCCGCCGCGGCGCCTCGATCGCGCTCGAGCCCGCCAATGCGGCCTATGAGGTCCGCATTCTGCCGCCCAACCGGGTGAAGATCCAGGGCAAGCTGATCGGGCTGTACCGGAAGTATTGATACCGGACGTGCCGGTATCGGTTATTTGGCGCCCCGCGCGCTTTCGATCGGCATCGCCGATCCGAGATTGGAGCGGACGATTGTCCGCTTCCGCTGGATAGTCTTTCTGGTTTCGCGCAGATTATCCGGCCCCTCCTCCAGCGGTAAATCCTCGGCACGCCGCACGAAGCAGCCCTGCTTCGCGGCCTTCAGGTTCGAGGAGAAGTCATGCGCCGGATCGTTCTGAGCACAATTGCTGTGGCGCTGATCGCAGCATCAGCGTCGCAAGCCTTGGACGTACAAGCCTTGGCCACGCAAGCCTTGGCCGCGCAATCGCGGCCCCATGTCCGCAAGGACACCGCCGTAAGCGAGCAAGTCCGCAAGGCCCTCGACGCCGTCGACCAACCGTCGCGGCCGGGCTGGCAATATTCCGGCTGGTCGGCGCCTGCGGGGCGCTGACACGCGCCTGCAGAATGCAAAGGGGCGGGCTTTGTTCCTGGCAGATTCGGGAAAGTTAATGTGATTGCGGCCTGCGGCGGCGAGCCGTAGATTTGCCTACAACCCGGCAGAACGTTTGGTATTTCCACTCTGATAGAGGCCTGCGCCTCGATTAAGAGACGTGGGTCGCTATCCCTGCATGAGGAGCACCCGATGTGTGACTACAGCCTGCATGCCGTCGCGTCGCGTCCCGCCGAAGTCGGCGAGACGATCGTCACGACAACCTTCCGCGGCACCTCGACGCGCGGCTTTGCCTCCGCGGCCGATCCGACCGTCGCGGTCTGCCTGCTCCCGGGGACGGAGCTCGCCTTCGCCGACAACGTCCGCTACGACAATCGCTGGATCTGGACGCGCACCGTCAATTCGCGCGTCGGCAAGTTCGGCAAGATCGATCCGCACATTCCCGATCGTCATCATGATGCGATCGAATTCCCCGACGGCAAATCCGTGCTGGTGACGCAGCTGGTCGAAGGCCAGCGTGCGACCGTGCTGCAGCTACCGGTGACCCAGCCGCTCGGCGAGCGCGAGCACAAGCCGCAGACCATCACCGACAGCCGGACAACCATCACCCGCCTGCCGATCGGCTGATGCAGCCATTCCCGGCCGGCAGGTCGGGCCAGGATTGAAATCGCCATCGCCGGCCGAGGCCGGCGAGATGGTGTCGTTTGTGTCCCGCGAAACTCCATCGGGCGGACCAAGCCGTGGCGTCTCCCACCGCACGAAGTTTGCGCTGTCCTGCCTGAATTTTGAACGTCCGTTCCGCAGCCAAATGGCCGATGCTTGGTGCGGCTTGAGACGGCGGGCACGTTCGATGAAGACCTTCATTCGCGTCGTTGAACTCTGGGTGCCTGACCGCACGCGCATGCGGCTGGAATTCGGCGGCGGCCTCTACGGCGAAGGGTTGTCCGCGTTTAGGGACGTGAGCGAGGATCTGCACTTCGGATATGACGAGGGGCTTCCCGGCAAGGCCTGGGCCAGCGGCCACCCCGTGATCCTCACCAGATTCACCGATTCCTATTTCAAGCGGACCGATCAGGCCATCGCCGCCGGGCTGACCTGCGGCGTGGCGGTGCCGGTGTTTTCAGGCGAATTCCTGCAAGCCGTCATGGTGCTGTTCTGCGGCGACGACGAGGCCCATGTCGGCGCGATCGAGCTCTGGCACAACGATGCCGAAACCTCCCACGAGATGGGGCTCGTCGACGGCTATTACGGCACCGCCGACATGTTCGAATTCAACTCCCGCCACACCAGATTTCCGCGTGGCTTCGGCCTGCCCGGCCGCATCTGGAAAGCCGGCCTGCCGCTGATCATCAAGGACCTGCACGATGCCAGGAGTTTTTTGCGCTGGGAGGACGCCGCCAAGGTCGGAATCAATCTCGGCGTCGGCGTTCCCTACCGGGCCGGCACCGATCAGACCTGGGTGCTGACATTTCTCTCCGCGCAGGCGACCCCGATTGCGCGACGCTTCGAGATCTGGGTCCCGGACGAGGCCCGTTCGGCGCTGGTCTTCCGCGCCGGCGATTGCAGCGCGCAGACCGACCTCGCCGCGCTCTATGCGACGAAATCCATCGCCAAAGGCGAAGGCAGCATCGGCGGGGCCTGGGCCACCGGCATGCCCGCGCTCAACGACGATCTCGCGCGTGACGGCTCGGTCGCGGCCTCGCAGGCCAGCGCCTCTGGACTGAGCCAGATGGTCGTCCTGCCGGTGATCGGCAATGCCAGGCTCGACGCCGTGCTGGCCTGGTATCTGTAACCCGTCCGCTCAATCCTCAGCCTGCAGGTCGGCTTCCGATGGCGTCGCGTCGCGGTTGCGGGGAGCCGCCGCCTGCGGCGCAAGGCTCGCGCTGAAATCCGCCTCGCCGGCAGCCGCCGGCGACCACGGACGGTCTGCCCCCCTTGCCTTCGCCGCCTGAACCGCAAAGCCGTCGCCGCTTCGCGTCAGCGCCAGCGCGCCCTGCCTTGCGAGACGCTGACGGTCGACAACCATGGCCGCGCAATCCGGCGGCGCCGGCCGCGCCGTCACCACCAGCGCGGCCCGGCTGCAATCGTCAGCCAATGAATCGATGCGCAAGGCCAGCGCGACCAGGCGCCCGTCGGCGAGCGGCGTCACGCAGCCGGCTTCGTCGCACGACACGCCGGCGGCCAGTGAGGCACTGCCGGCATCGCGCGGATCGGCGTCGGCGGCGAGCCATTCCTTCAGAAGAAAACTGTCCTTGCTCGACCTGATGAGATGCAGGTGCCCATCCCTGCCCCGCACCGCGACGCTCTGGCCGTCACCGGCGATCAGGACATCGGGCTGGCGCGCGCACAGTCCCCAGAGGATCGCGGCCAACAACACCACCGCGCCGGCCCAGCGCAACGGCGTGCGCAACAAGCCCATCACGATGATTC includes the following:
- a CDS encoding MFS transporter is translated as MTIQSTLTQRGIFHGWFVVAAAFAVMFVGFGSAYTFSAFLEPLQRDFGASRGSISLVFSIAGFLYFALGLVSGPLADRLGSRPLAIAGMILIAVGLAAASAARSLVEVYLAYGLGVGLGLGCAYVPAIGAVQRWFIKRRGLASGLAVSGIGLGTLAMPPLASLLIASVGWRGAYLVLGAIALVLGGGASLLIENDPKHRGLGPDGDPPREAAGASNAGGASVREAVRSTRFVALYVSCLVCSFGAFVPFVHLVPYARDHGVAASSAVLLLGVIGAGSTAGRFFLGALADRMGRDRSLIMVLVGMAFAMAIWAIAADVWTLAAFAFVYGVFYGGWVAVLPAVVMDYFGGRNVSGIIGILYTSVAFGTLVGPSAAGFAYDVNHSYMLPILISAAANLVAALIVAAILARSGADAISAARS
- a CDS encoding alpha-hydroxy acid oxidase; translation: MNDAPRIRPERNVELGASAEPFQNLHEFIRKARANLNQNAWDYIVGAAETETTMRRNRMALDEIAFRPRVLRDVREVDGSVELFGRRMRLPVVLAPVGALEIFDPDGAASVARACGTFGAAHMLSSVSEPGLEKTAEAAPDALRLYQLYVRGDDDFVADVVSRSEKNAYAAFCLTVDTAHYSRRERDIAKRYVRESRLRATGGDYQKGLEWRTVKMIKDKFKIPLILKGIATAEDARIAVDHGVEWIYVSNHGGRQLDHGRGAMHVLPEIVDAVKGRAKIMVDGGFCRGTDIVKAIAAGADMVGIGRLQCWALAAAGEAGVRRMLELLEDEVLRCLGLLGATSFAEVDKSCLHQATATNAPSVFSAFPLFDHDPYRY
- a CDS encoding Flp family type IVb pilin, encoding MTNTLKNFLADERGATAIEYGLIAAGIALAIISVVNGMGSKLNAKFGAISSSLR
- a CDS encoding HAD family hydrolase, coding for MSSLSPGSADALLFDLGRVVLDIDFSKAIACWAGHAGCKPEAIVARYVRDSEAYRLHEVGKISDEAYFDSLRVSLGIGISDAQFLEGWNAIFAGEMPDIAELLPRAAKQLPLYAFSNTNRPHVDHFSKEYAALLGHFRELYLSSSIGLRKPDVEAFDHVVAAIGVPANRIVFFDDLAENIEGARSRGLTTVHVTSPRDVGNALKALGI
- a CDS encoding molybdopterin molybdotransferase MoeA yields the protein MALMPVSDALAAVLAGAEPLPEEMIALDAAFHRVLARDVAARRTQPPQAMSAMDGYAVRAVDAAKIESQLTLIGEVAAGRPFAGSIGAGEAVRIFTGGVVPDGADAVVIQEDTIADGKRITIKEAAVTGRHIRPAGVDFSEGDVLLRKGARLTERDLALAAGMNYPQLPVRRRPKVAILATGDELVMPGTTPGHGQIVYSNGYALHALARSEGADTIDLGVAADTLEATTAGIGRARESGADILITTGGASVGDHDLVQQALSDEGISMAFWKIAMRPGKPMMNGRLGAMRVIGLPGNPVSSYVCGFLFMVPLIRALSGRSMIHHRRERAVLGRDVGANDQREDYLRARLELRDDGTLVALPVNHQDSSLLANLAAAQALLVRAPFASKAEAGTPCEVLRLPV
- a CDS encoding bifunctional diguanylate cyclase/phosphodiesterase produces the protein MMTKYGSRLFDQVFVRSGPIRWLVVGGTLLIAAIAIGSVLMAQNFRERALRNSGRELENTVLLLAHHFDQQLQDFAVIQKDFVDHVRATGIASAEDYRKRLSGQDVHRMLRSKIEALPYMGGVNIIDAEGNLINSSTAWPAPKVNVADRAYFRTFKYDPYSPNVLIEPVHSRVSGAWTILIVRKIVGPNGEFMGVVGRGIEPANFEKFFASVVLGEGATISMLHRDGTLLARYPHSSEQMGRNFKTGPFEQQRIFGLDHFAGRIMSPVDGEDRLISSRALPHFPILMMATTTRAAALTDWREQIGILISVAGASALAIAGVLIAIVRKLLEQHRASRERLTLEKQRLDRAVNNMTQGLLLFDAERRLVICNQRYIEMYGLSAEVVKPGSSFHDIIAHRKATGSFTGDIGDYVVRVLRDIHVRNSMVVDTSDGRSIHILNEPLADGGWVATHEDVTERRRTEERITHLAHYDALTDLPNRTMFHEHLRAELAAIADGEEIAVHYIDIDEFKGVNDALGHLVGDELLKSIATSLSRCAGLQDFVARLGGDEFAIVQSAVTSLEQVNELVARVFQAIRAPFDCMGHHLTTDASIGIALAPRHGTALDQILKNADMAMYAAKAAGRRTYRFFEPEMDAKVRERRQLEIDLRHAIAQGGLEGGLEVYYQPCLALKDDRITGCEALVRWRHPERGMVSPAEFIPIAEDTGLINEIGEWVLATACRDAANWPDDIRLAVNVSPVQFKSGTLALKIMAALAASNLPASRLELEITEAVLIRDDDTALAILHQLRTIGVRIALDDFGTGYSSLSYLHRFPFDKIKIDRCFVSDIAGPDGSASIVQAVVNLAAARRMTTTAEGVETEEQQRLLRALGCSEMQGYLFSAAKPADKVLELFALHRSRLAQRGGEESRHREAS
- a CDS encoding S41 family peptidase, encoding MRKNLLFPLGALTGACLTLLVASPHGGVWAARAAASADDAYSRLNLFGEVFERVKASYVEKPDNSKLIEGAITGMVTSLDPHSRYMNDKAWTEMQETTSGEFGGLGIEVTMEDGLVKVVSPIDDTPASKAGIMSGDLISKIDGDAVQGMTLEQAVNKMKGPVDTQTKLTIVRKGADAPLDVAIKREIIHVRPVRFHVENGDIGYIRVTSFNEQTTDGLKKAIASISKDVPPEKLVGYVMDLRNNPGGLLDQAVSVSSAFLQRGEVVSTRGRNPEETQRFTAHGGDLTKGKPLVILVNGGSASASEIVAGALHDHKRATIIGTRSFGKGSVQTIIPLGAGNGALALTTARYYTPSGRSIQAQGIAPDIEILQDVPPELKGRMDTMAESQMRGHLQAADGTEQTGSQSYVPPEEKDDKALHAAYDFLHGVTANAVAAKPAPKAAVPN